In Raphanus sativus cultivar WK10039 chromosome 5, ASM80110v3, whole genome shotgun sequence, the following proteins share a genomic window:
- the LOC108857536 gene encoding LOW QUALITY PROTEIN: cytochrome P450 705A22-like (The sequence of the model RefSeq protein was modified relative to this genomic sequence to represent the inferred CDS: inserted 1 base in 1 codon): MIKVEFQNFFIMILLCLFSLLCFFTFFVKKPKDSSDLPPSPPXMPIIGHLHLLLSSLIHKSFQKISSNYGPLLHLRIFNVPILLVSSASVANEIFKTHEVNISSRGLPPIDESLFFGSSGFFSAPHGDYWKFMKKIVVAKLLGPQAIERSRALRAEELERFYFDLLEKAMKKETVEIRREAMKFTNNSTCKMIIGRRCLEENGEGERVRGLITESIALTKNVLFATLLRKPLEKLGIPLFKKEIMDISSRYNEVLERFLVEHEEKHHHQHQGKDLMDVLLEAKEDENAEYKITRDHIKSLFVELFLGGTDTSKQTIQWTMAQIINNPKVIERLREEMDSVVGKSRLIQETDLPNLPYLQAVVKEGLRMYPPVPLFGRRLQEGCTMGGFYVAEKTTLVVNGYAIMRDPNYWEDPDEFKPERFLEKQGDEIREQVLKYLSFGSGRRGCPGSNLAYIFLETAIGMMIQCFDWRIKGVEVNMEETFSGMVLTMAHPLKCTPVSRICSFPVHH, translated from the exons ATGATCAAAGTCGAGTTTCAGAACTTTTTCATAATGATTCTCCTATGCCTATTCTCACTCCTCTGTTTCTTTACCTTCTTCGTCAAGAAACCAAAAGATAGCTCTGATTTGCCTCCAAGCCCTC TCATGCCAATTATTGGTcatcttcaccttcttctctcttctttaaTCCACAAATCTTTCCAGAAAATCTCATCCAACTACGGTCCTCTCCTCCATCTCCGCATCTTTAACGTCCCTATACTCCTCGTCTCCTCTGCTTCAGTGGCTAACGAGATATTCAAGACCCATGAAGTTAACATCTCCTCTCGAGGTCTCCCTCCCATCGACGAGTCCCTCTTTTTCGGATCTTCAGGTTTCTTCTCTGCTCCACATGGAGATTACTGGAAGTTCATGAAGAAGATCGTTGTCGCCAAGCTTCTTGGACCGCAAGCAATCGAGCGGTCAAGAGCCCTCCGTGCGGAGGAGCTAGAGAGGTTTTACTTTGATCTGCTCGAGAAAGCGATGAAGAAAGAGACCGTTGAGATACGTAGAGAAGCGATGAAGTTCACTAACAACAGCACATGCAAGATGATTATTGGGAGGAGGTGTTTGGAAGAGAATGGTGAAGGTGAGAGAGTCAGGGGATTGATTACTGAATCCATTGCCTTGACGAAGAATGTTTTATTTGCAACCTTGTTGCGCAAGCCACTTGAGAAGCTAGGGATCCCACTTTTCAAGAAGGAGATAATGGATATTTCCAGCAGGTACAACGAGGTGCTTgagaggtttcttgtggagcaCGAAGAGAAGCACCATCATCAACATCAAGGTAAGGATCTGATGGACGTGTTGTTAGAAGCTAAAGAAGACGAAAACGCAGAGTATAAGATCACTAGAGATCACATCAAGTCCTTGTTTGTG GAGCTTTTCCTTGGAGGCACTGACACATCAAAGCAAACAATACAGTGGACAATGGCCCAAATCATTAACAACCCTAAAGTTAttgagagattaagagaagaGATGGATTCCGTAGTAGGGAAGTCAAGATTGATACAAGAAACTGACTTACCAAACCTGCCTTACTTGCAAGCTGTAGTCAAGGAAGGGCTAAGGATGTATCCACCGGTACCTCTCTTTGGAAGGAGGCTACAAGAAGGATGTACGATGGGAGGGTTCTATGTCGCGGAGAAGACAACCCTTGTAGTTAATGGTTATGCTATCATGAGAGATCCTAATTACTGGGAAGATCCTGATGAGTTTAAGCCAGAGAGGTTCCTAGAAAAGCAAGGGGACGAGATAAGAGAGCAAGTACTGAAGTACCTGTCTTTCGGGAGCGGTCGGAGAGGATGTCCTGGATCAAATCTAGCTTATATATTTCTAGAAACAGCTATTGGAATGATGATTCAGTGCTTCGATTGGAGAATCAAAGGTGTTGAGGTTAACATGGAAGAGACTTTTTCAGGAATGGTCTTGACAATGGCTCATCCCCTTAAGTGCACTCCTGTTTCTCGAATCTGTAGCTTCCCTGTTCATCACTAA
- the LOC108860101 gene encoding cytochrome P450 705A22, whose amino-acid sequence MAAMISGDFLDCFIFILLCFFSLFCYSLFFKKTKDSRVGCDLPPSPPSLPVIGHLHLLLSTLVHKSLHKISSSYGSFLHLRIFNTPIILVSSASVAYEIFRAHDVNVSSRGVPAIDESLLFGSSGVINAPCDDYWKFMKKLMVTKLLGPQAQEQSRGIRADEINRFYRKLLDKARKKESVEVGKEALKLVNNIMCRMSMGRRFSEEDGEEAERLKGLVTEWSGLIKRMFLAVLFRRQLEKLGISLFKNEIMRVSNRCDEMLERVLVEHKEEQPDKEDQGTDMMDVLLAAAYEDKNAEYKITRNHIKAFFVELLFGAIDTSSTTIMWAMAEIINNPNVLEKMREELDSVVGKTRLIQETDIPNLPYLQAVVKETLRLHPPGPLLPREFQKECEIGGFYIPEKTRLVVNVYDIMRDPDLWVDPLKFMPERFLASSKSGKEDERKEKVLKYLPFGSGRRGCPGSALGYVVVGTAIGVIVHGFEWRIDGDKVNMEEVMEGVILTMAHPLKFTPVTRYVPLP is encoded by the exons ATGGCAGCAATGATCAGCGGTGACTTTCTTGACTGTTTCATCTTCATTCTCCTCTGCTTCTTTTCACTCTTTTGttattctcttttctttaagAAAACAAAGGACTCACGAGTTGGTTGTGATCTGCCTCCGAGCCCTCCCTCTCTTCCAGTCATTGGTcatcttcaccttcttctctcTACCCTAGTTCACAAGTCTTTACACAAAATATCTTCCAGCTATGGATCTTTCCTCCACCTCCGGATCTTTAATACACCCATCATTCTCGTCTCCTCAGCCTCTGTGGCCTACGAGATATTCAGAGCCCATGACGTGAACGTCTCCTCTCGGGGTGTTCCTGCCATCGATGAGTCCCTCTTGTTTGGATCATCTGGCGTGATCAACGCTCCTTGTGACGATTACTGGAAGTTCATGAAGAAGCTAATGGTCACAAAGCTTCTCGGACCACAAGCGCAAGAGCAGTCGCGAGGCATCCGTGCAGATGAGATAAACCGTTTTTACAGGAAGTTGCTTGATAAGGcgaggaagaaggagagtgtTGAGGTGGGTAAGGAAGCATTGAAGCTTGTTAACAACATCATGTGTAGGATGAGCATGGGAAGGAGGTTTTCAGAGGAGGATGGTGAAGAAGCAGAGAGGCTTAAGGGTTTGGTTACCGAGTGGAGCGGCTTGATAAAGAGAATGTTCTTGGCAGTCTTGTTCCGTAGACAGCTAGAGAAGCTTGGAATCTCACTATTCAAGAATGAAATAATGAGGGTTTCCAACAGATGTGATGAAATGCTAGAAAGGGTTCTAGTGGAACACAAAGAGGAACAACCAGACAAGGAGGATCAAGGAACAGATATGATGGATGTGTTGTTGGCAGCAGCTTATGAAGACAAAAATGCTGAGTACAAGATCACTAGGAACCACATCAAGGCGTTTTTTGTG GAGCTTTTGTTTGGAGCCATTGACACCTCTTCAACAACAATAATGTGGGCAATGGCTGAGATCATCAACAACCCCAACGTCCTTGAGAAAATGAGAGAAGAACTCGATTCCGTTGTAGGGAAAACAAGGTTGATTCAAGAAACAGATATACCAAACCTCCCTTATTTGCAAGCGGTCGTCAAGGAAACACTAAGGCTGCACCCGCCTGGGCCTCTCTTGCCAAGAGAATTTCAAAAAGAGTGTGAGATCGGAGGATTCTATATACCGgagaagacaagacttgtagttAATGTTTATGATATAATGAGAGATCCTGATCTTTGGGTAGATCCTCTTAAATTTATGCCAGAGAGGTTTCTAGCTTCTTCAAAATCAGGCAAAGAAgatgagagaaaagagaaagtaCTAAAGTACCTTCCCTTTGGTAGCGGAAGGAGAGGATGCCCTGGCTCAGCTCTAGGTTATGTCGTAGTGGGAACCGCAATAGGAGTTATAGTGCATGGCTTTGAGTGGAGAATTGATGGAGATAAAGTCAATATGGAAGAGGTTATGGAAGGGGTCATCCTAACCATGGCTCATCCTCTTAAGTTCACTCCCGTTACTCGATATGTACCATTGCCTTAG